DNA from Actinomycetota bacterium:
GGACCACGGCGCAGATGCGGCAAGGGGTCGCGCAGGCGACACACCACGCCGCGTACCGCTCGGCCTTCGGCAGGACGCTGATCGACCAGCCGTTGATGGGCAACGTGCTGGCCGATCTCGCGCTCGAGTCCGAAGCAGCGACGATCACCGCGATGCGGCTCGCGCGCGCCTACGACGCGGGGGCCGACGACGAGCAGGAGATGCTGTTCCGGCGGCTGGCCGCGGCGATCTCGAAGTACTGGATCTGCAAGCGAGGCCCGGCGCACGCCGCCGAGGCGCTGGAGGTGCTCGGCGGGAACGGGTACGTGGAGGACTCGGGGATGCCGCGGTTATTCCGCGAGAGCCCGCTGAACTCGATCTGGGAAGGCTCGGGCAACGTGATCTGCCTCGACGTGCTGCGCGCGCTCGCGAAGACGCCGCAAGCGTTGGACGCGCTCTTCGCGGAGATCGAGCTCGCGTCGGGCGCGGATCCGCGGCTGGATTCTTTCATCGCATCGGTGCGAGTGGAGTTGGCCGATCCCACGGATGGGATCGAAGCGCGGGCTCGCCGTTTGGTGGAGCGCCTGGCGCTCGCGCTGCAGGGCTCGCTGATGGTGCGCCACGCCTCGCCCGCGGCCGCCGACGTGTTCTGCGCGTCACGCTTGGGAGGCGATTGGGGCCGCGCGTTCGGGACGCTCCCGTCCGGGCCGGACCTCGGCGCGATCGTCGAACGGGCCCGGCCGAAGCTCTAGCCCTCGTCGACGCTGGTGTTCAGATCGACGCGAGGTCGATCGCTGTCTCCGGAGCGACGGCCAGGATCCGGTCGTCCTCGGTAAGGAGTGGGATACCCCGGGACTCAGCCAGCGCAACGTAGGCCGCGTCGTATGCAGAGAGTCCCCAGGCGATCCAAGGAGTCAGATCTTCGAGGTCTGCCTCCGCCACGTCGAAGGCGACCATCTTCAGAGACGCCGCCAGGTCGAGGAGGTCGGCCTCGGGCCACGTCCACCGGCGACCGGCAACGTTGAGGATCTCGAGAAAGAGCAACGACGGTACGATCACGATCAGTTCGCCGGCGCGATGCCGTTCCCGAACGATACGGGCTCGCTCGGATGAGACCTCAGCCTTCGGCGCGAACCACTTGAGCACGACTGATGCGTCGAGGACCGCCTCGGTCACCGGGCGTCTCGCTCTGCTCGGATCGCGACCGTGGGGTCCTCGGGCATCCCGTGGGCGCGGAAGAGCGCGTCCAGCCGGTCCATCGCGCGTCGGACGCTGGCCTGCCGTCCCGGTCCGTTGCGAGCGCCGAGCTCGCGTTCCGCCATTCGGGCGAGGTATGCGCTTCGCGTGAGTCCTTGGCGTTTGGCCTCCCGATCGACTCTGGCCAGCAATCGATCGTCGAAGGAAACAAGAACCTTCGCCATGAGCCGAGGATATCCGGATATCCCCCATCGTGTCAAGCGAGCCTGACGGATTGGCGGCGATCGAGCGCGATGAGTCGAGGCGCTCTATCCTCCGGCGTGAGAACCCAGGGGGACGAATGACACCGGAAGAGATGGGCAAGGTTCAGGACGAGCACATAGCGGCGGAGAATCGCGGAGACGTGGACGCGGCGGTCGCGACGTTCGTGGACGAGTGCTTCCTCGAGATCGTCGCGCTCGGCCTGAAGTTCGAAGGCAAGCAGGGGGTAGCGTTGCAATACGCGACGCTGTTCTACACGTTCCCCGACGCGGTCCTGAGCATCGACGACCGTGCGTTCGGCGACGACACGCTGGTCGAGTGGGGGACCTTCGCCGCGACGATGAAGGGCGAGTTCATGGGCGTGGCGCCCACCGGACGCCGCTTGGAGATGCCCTTCATCGCCGTCGTCCGGTTCAAGGACGGGCTGATGGAGTCCGAGCGGGCTTACTACGACATCGCGAGCCTGTGCGATCAGCTCGGGATCGGCATCGAGGAGGTTCGCGCCTCGGCGAAGCTCCTCGCCGGTTAGATCTTTACGCTGCTGCGGTGGCGCGACCGAGGACCGCTCGGACCGCCGTCAGTGCCGCTTCCACGCCGTCCCGATACGCGACCGGCACGTCGTAGAGGAAGGCGCGGCTCATCAGGTCGTCCTCGACGTCTTCCAGCCGTTCCAGTAGGGCTTCCATGCATCCCACCTCCCACGGGCGAGACTAGCGGGTGGAGGTTTCGAGCGGTTTTCGATCGCGTAACGGCTGGGTGAACTCTTCAGCCGGCCAGCGGGAGGGCGAGGAGCTTTTGCTCGTCCCCAGCGTCGGCGCTTGTGCGGAAGTAGGGCTCGAGACCGCAGACCGGGCATTTGCCGATGACGACGTCGGCCTCTCCATCATCGGTCTTGACGAAGAATCGCTCGCCCGTCCAGACGAGCTGGGTCAGCCGCTCGACGCCGATCGTGATCGGCTCTCCGGAGCCGAGATGCCCGGAGGTGTAGCCGGCAAGGATGACGTGCTCGTGGGTGCCGTCGTCCGACAGCACGTTCGTCCTGGCGATGACTTCGGGCACGGCGCCTCCGCGTCACGTCGTCGTCGGCGGAAGGATACCGGCTGACCGCTCCCGAGTCGCGCCTCGTGATCAGGCGCTCACCAGGTCGACCGCGATCGTTGATACTTCCGCGCCCTCGGCGGTGATGTCGATCTGCTGCGTGGACTCCGACGCCCCGGCGGCCTTGGCCTCGAGGGTCCAGGACCCCGGCGCGACGTGGAACGTGAACTTCCCGTCGTCCTTGGTGTACTGCTCGGACACGAACTCGCCGGACGGCCCGATGAGCCGGACGTACACGCCGCCGGCCGGCTTCCCCTCGAGCGTCACCGCCCCGTTGATCGATGGCATCTCACCCTCCTCCTCTCAGTCCCTTGTACTCCAGCTTCCAAGTGCGATCGCAGGTGCTGCAGTGGTACGACCGCTCTTCCTCGCCAGGGCGGATGTCCTGCTCTCCGCAGTACGGACAGTAGAACGGCTCCGCCCGGGTTACGCTCATCCGCGCGGCGGAGCGGCGAAGGCGACCAGCTCGTCGTCGGACAGCGAGTTCACGTACTCGGCGAACGAGCCGTGGCCGTTCCGCCGCGCCACGTACCGGCGCAACAGGGCCTCGACGTAGCCCGCGAGGTCCTCTCCGAGCACGCGGACCCCTTTCACCTTGCGGCCGAAGGAGTGGCCCTCACCCAGGTGCCCTCCCAGATGGACCAGGAACCCGTCGGACTTGGTGCCGTTGGAGCGCGACATGATCGCGCCCATGAGGCCGATGTCGGCGATCTGGAACCGCGCGCACGAGTTCGGGCATCCGTTCACGTTGATCCGGATGTCCTCGTCGAAGTCCGGCAGCCGCTCCTCGAGCTCCTGATAGAGATACTGCGCCCGCATCTTCGTTTCCGACAGCGCGAGCTTGCAGAACTCGATGCCGGTGCACGCCATCGCCCCGCGGCGGAACGCGCTCGGGCGGACCCGCAGATCCAAGTCCTCGAGCGCGGAGACCAGCTCCTCAGCCCGTTCCGGCAGCACGTCGAGGATCACCATCTTCTGCTGGGTCGTCGTGCGGATGCGCCCGCCGGCGTAGCGTTCGGCCAGATCGGCGACGGCGCGGAGCTGATGACCGTGGATCCGTCCGGCCTTGGGCGCGAAGCCGACGTAGCTTCGTCCGTCGCTCTGCTCGAAGACGCCGATGTGATCGCGCTGGGATGTGGTCGTGGCCGGCGGCGGGTCGCCGTCGGGCAAGGCGAACCCGAGGTACTCCCGCTCCATCACCTCGCGGAACCGCTCCGGTCCCCAATCCGCCATGAGGAACTTGAGCCGGGCGTGGTTCCGCGAACGCCGGTACCCGTAGTCCCGGAACGTTCCCGCGACCGCGGCCCAGACGTCGGGCACCAGGTCGGGTTCGACGAACACACCGAGACGCTCCGCGTAGCGGGGGTTCGGGCCGAGGCCTCCGCCGACCCACAGGTCGAATCCCACACCGTCTCCCTCGCGGCGAACGCCGACGAACGAGACGTCGTTGATCTCGTGCTGCGCGCATCGCTGGGTGCATCCGGCGATGGAGGTCTTGAACTTGCGCGGCAGGTTCGAGAACGCGGGATCGCCGACGAAACGCTTGTGTGTCAGTTCGATGAACGGGGTGGCATCGATCAGCTCGCCGGCGTCCACGCCGGCGAGCGGGCACCCGATCATGTTCCGAGGCGTGTCTCCGCACGCCTCGCACGTCGTCAGCCCGGTGCGCTCGAGCGCCTCCCAGATCCGGGGAACGTCCTGGATCCGGATCCAATGGAGCTGGACGTTCTGCCGGTCGGTCACGTCGGCGACGTCGCGGCCGAACCGCTCCGACGCCCACGCGATCGCCCGCAGCTGCTCGGCGTTCAGCGCGCCGCCGGGGATCCGGACTCGCAGCATGAAGAACTCGTCCTCGAGTTCTTCGGGTTTCGCCGTCGCGGTGATGCCTGCGGGCGTTCCCTGCTTGCGCTGCGTGTAGAGGCCCCACCAACGGAAGCGCGACCGAAGGTCGGGGGCTGGGATCGAGCGGAAGCCCCGCACCGCATAGATCTTCTCGATGCGCCCGCGGACGTTGAGGCCGTCGTCGTCGCGTTTCGTCTGCTCGGCGGCATTGAGCGGTTCGTAGTAGCCGTGCGCCCACTGGCCCTGCGCGCGCTTGGGCTTGCTCGGTGCGCGAGGCGGTGCGGCTACGGCTTGGTCGCTTCGTCGATCCACTCGAGCTCCTGATCGAACCGCTCGTGCGGCATCTCCCGGTGGAGGCCGCACTCCTTGAATTCCGAGCTCTCCCACCACCAGCGCCCGGCGCGTTCGTCCTCGCCGTGCGCGATCGCGCGGGTGCAGGGGGCGCAGCCGATGGAGGCGTATCCACGGTCGTAGAGCTCGTTGTAGGGGAGACGCTCGGCGCGGATGTACCCCCAGACGTCGTCCCTTCTCCAGTCGGCGAGCGGATTGATCTTCACGATGCCGCCGTGTGTCTCGTCGATCTCGACCTTGCCGGTGCCGGCGCGCGTCGTCGCCTGGTCGCGGCGAAGGCCGGTGATCCACCCATCCAGATCGGACAGCGCGCGGCGGAGGGGCTCGACTTTCCTGATGTGGCAGCAGAGCATCCGCAGAGTCTGGTGCCGCTGGAAGAGGTTCATGCCGTGCTGGCGGACCATGGCCTGCACCCGCGCATGATCCGGATGGAGGACGTCGATCTTGATGTCGTAGCGATGTCGGATCGCGTCGATGAGCGTGTGCGTCTCCTGCGGCAGCCGCCCCGTGTCGATCGTGAAGATCCGCACGTCGGGCCGGATCTTGCTCGCGAGATCGATCACGACCATCGACTCTGCCTGGAACGAGCTGGAGATCGCGATCCGCGGATGGAACTCCTCCAGCGCCCAGCCGAGGACTTCTTCGGCCGGAGCGGCGTCGAGCCGGCTCAGATCTTCTACGGCGATGGTCAACGCGTGGCCTCCGGGCGAGAACGTTTCCCCTATCTATGCGGGGAAAACCCCGGTACGCTGCAACTTCATCCGGGGTTCGGGTGAAACTATGACCCCGCCGCGGGTCGATAGTCAAATCGTTTGCCCGGTGTTAACAGTGTAAAGTCGAGCCCTGGGTCAGGCTAAGAATGGCATTGGGACGCGCGTATGCCTCGGCTCTTCCCTGCATCGGAGGTGGCCGGCGAGGGGAGCGCGTGGACCCGCTGGTTGCGATCGTCGGTCCTCCGGAGCAGGTCCATCCGGTGCTCCCAGCGGATCTGCCGACGGGCCCATTCGATGGCTGCGTCCCGCTCCGGATCCGATGGCGCCAGAGGCTTGGTCTCGTCCTCGCGCCGGGCCGCTGCGCCGCTCATGGTATACTCTCCAGTATGTTAGATACGTACCTGTATCTAGAATACAGATGGGTATCTGCGCCGTCAAGAGGCACCGGTGCCGTCTGAGCGGGTCGGTCCACTCACACGCGAGCGACGTCGCGAGCTGACCCGCACGGCGCTGATCGAGGCGGCCGCAGAGCTCTTCGCGAGAAGCGGCTTCCACGCCACCTCGCTCGAGGAGATCGCGCAGGCCGCCGGGTTCACGCGGGGCGCGATC
Protein-coding regions in this window:
- a CDS encoding ester cyclase codes for the protein MTPEEMGKVQDEHIAAENRGDVDAAVATFVDECFLEIVALGLKFEGKQGVALQYATLFYTFPDAVLSIDDRAFGDDTLVEWGTFAATMKGEFMGVAPTGRRLEMPFIAVVRFKDGLMESERAYYDIASLCDQLGIGIEEVRASAKLLAG
- a CDS encoding phosphoadenylyl-sulfate reductase gives rise to the protein MTIAVEDLSRLDAAPAEEVLGWALEEFHPRIAISSSFQAESMVVIDLASKIRPDVRIFTIDTGRLPQETHTLIDAIRHRYDIKIDVLHPDHARVQAMVRQHGMNLFQRHQTLRMLCCHIRKVEPLRRALSDLDGWITGLRRDQATTRAGTGKVEIDETHGGIVKINPLADWRRDDVWGYIRAERLPYNELYDRGYASIGCAPCTRAIAHGEDERAGRWWWESSEFKECGLHREMPHERFDQELEWIDEATKP
- a CDS encoding DUF1416 domain-containing protein, which encodes MPSINGAVTLEGKPAGGVYVRLIGPSGEFVSEQYTKDDGKFTFHVAPGSWTLEAKAAGASESTQQIDITAEGAEVSTIAVDLVSA
- a CDS encoding type II toxin-antitoxin system VapC family toxin — translated: MTEAVLDASVVLKWFAPKAEVSSERARIVRERHRAGELIVIVPSLLFLEILNVAGRRWTWPEADLLDLAASLKMVAFDVAEADLEDLTPWIAWGLSAYDAAYVALAESRGIPLLTEDDRILAVAPETAIDLASI
- a CDS encoding nitrite/sulfite reductase; amino-acid sequence: MDRRSDQAVAAPPRAPSKPKRAQGQWAHGYYEPLNAAEQTKRDDDGLNVRGRIEKIYAVRGFRSIPAPDLRSRFRWWGLYTQRKQGTPAGITATAKPEELEDEFFMLRVRIPGGALNAEQLRAIAWASERFGRDVADVTDRQNVQLHWIRIQDVPRIWEALERTGLTTCEACGDTPRNMIGCPLAGVDAGELIDATPFIELTHKRFVGDPAFSNLPRKFKTSIAGCTQRCAQHEINDVSFVGVRREGDGVGFDLWVGGGLGPNPRYAERLGVFVEPDLVPDVWAAVAGTFRDYGYRRSRNHARLKFLMADWGPERFREVMEREYLGFALPDGDPPPATTTSQRDHIGVFEQSDGRSYVGFAPKAGRIHGHQLRAVADLAERYAGGRIRTTTQQKMVILDVLPERAEELVSALEDLDLRVRPSAFRRGAMACTGIEFCKLALSETKMRAQYLYQELEERLPDFDEDIRINVNGCPNSCARFQIADIGLMGAIMSRSNGTKSDGFLVHLGGHLGEGHSFGRKVKGVRVLGEDLAGYVEALLRRYVARRNGHGSFAEYVNSLSDDELVAFAAPPRG